A single window of [Clostridium] hylemonae DSM 15053 DNA harbors:
- the aroB gene encoding 3-dehydroquinate synthase: MKLNVNLGDKSYPIYIENKILDSASDYIADAFSGKKIMIFSDDNVYPLYGEALKRSLSGRFECHEFILPHGEATKAFKTLPAVYSALLDARLTRSDLIIALGGGVIGDLAGFAAATYMRGVNLIQIPTSLLAQVDSSVGGKVAVDLPQGKNLVGAFYQPCLVLIDPLVLNTLSPRFIKDGMGEVIKYGCIRDADLFHTLESHSSFEDLKEELPAIIYSCVDIKRKVVEHDQFDTGERMLLNFGHTLAHTIEQYHHYERESHGEAVAVGMYQITRLAQEQCLTAPGNADRILKLLKQYGLPYECGIPLSELTDTIELDKKNLNDRLNVVLLREIGNSYIHPATIDFFKRNLRTI; the protein is encoded by the coding sequence ATGAAGTTAAATGTAAATCTTGGGGATAAAAGTTATCCTATATATATAGAAAACAAAATACTGGACAGCGCTTCCGACTACATAGCGGATGCCTTCTCCGGAAAAAAGATCATGATCTTTTCAGACGATAATGTATATCCTCTGTACGGGGAGGCATTGAAACGCTCCTTATCCGGCCGCTTTGAGTGTCATGAATTCATACTGCCCCACGGCGAAGCGACCAAGGCATTCAAAACACTTCCCGCTGTCTATTCGGCACTGCTTGACGCCAGGCTTACGAGAAGCGATCTTATCATCGCTCTCGGCGGCGGAGTCATCGGAGATCTCGCCGGATTTGCGGCAGCGACTTACATGAGAGGGGTGAACCTCATACAGATTCCGACTTCTCTGCTGGCCCAGGTAGACTCCTCCGTCGGCGGAAAGGTGGCGGTAGACCTTCCCCAGGGAAAGAATCTTGTGGGCGCTTTTTATCAGCCTTGTCTTGTCCTTATCGACCCGCTTGTGCTGAATACCCTGAGCCCACGATTTATCAAAGATGGCATGGGAGAGGTAATCAAATATGGCTGCATCCGTGATGCGGACCTGTTTCATACCTTGGAGTCACACAGTTCCTTTGAAGACTTAAAAGAAGAACTGCCTGCCATCATTTACAGCTGTGTAGATATCAAACGAAAAGTCGTGGAGCATGACCAGTTTGATACCGGAGAACGTATGCTTTTAAACTTTGGCCACACACTGGCACATACGATAGAACAGTATCACCATTACGAGAGGGAGAGCCACGGGGAAGCCGTCGCGGTCGGTATGTACCAGATCACCAGGCTGGCACAAGAGCAATGCCTGACAGCCCCCGGGAACGCCGACAGAATACTGAAACTTTTGAAACAGTATGGTCTTCCTTATGAGTGCGGCATTCCCCTCAGCGAGCTCACCGATACGATCGAGCTGGATAAGAAGAATCTGAACGACCGCCTTAACGTTGTTCTTCTCCGTGAGATCGGAAACAGTTATATACATCCTGCAACCATAGACTTTTTTAAACGTAACCTGCGGACCATTTAA
- a CDS encoding SDR family NAD(P)-dependent oxidoreductase, giving the protein MRLEGKIAIVTGAGKGIGRDAALAIAAEGATVVAVARTLADLEETVRLIEEKGGKAIALSRDLTIGEQVQSMADTVVEKFGRIDILVNNAGGYPKEIYNNIEHQAIKIWEWSEEQWDQIIKTNLRIPFLCINKVVPVMIKQRSGDIVSVSSRMGRIASQMGAYAVAKGGIITMTKTTAIQTQEYGIRANAVSPGIVDTPGQRVYNHSVGQDDAKMGRSEDVAKAIVYLLCDAPAVMTGQSVDLFTTV; this is encoded by the coding sequence ATGAGATTAGAAGGAAAAATTGCAATAGTGACAGGAGCCGGAAAAGGAATCGGAAGAGACGCCGCACTTGCCATCGCCGCGGAAGGCGCAACTGTAGTGGCTGTTGCGAGGACACTGGCGGATCTGGAAGAGACCGTGAGACTTATCGAAGAAAAGGGCGGAAAGGCCATCGCCCTCTCCCGTGACCTGACGATAGGCGAACAGGTCCAGTCTATGGCAGACACTGTCGTAGAAAAGTTCGGCCGGATAGATATTCTTGTCAACAATGCAGGAGGATACCCGAAGGAGATATACAACAATATTGAACACCAGGCGATCAAAATATGGGAATGGTCCGAAGAACAATGGGATCAGATCATCAAAACAAATCTGCGCATCCCGTTCCTCTGTATCAATAAAGTCGTTCCTGTTATGATAAAGCAGCGCAGCGGAGATATCGTCAGCGTTTCCTCCCGCATGGGACGTATCGCTTCCCAGATGGGCGCATACGCAGTCGCCAAAGGCGGGATCATCACTATGACAAAGACGACCGCGATCCAGACGCAGGAATACGGCATAAGGGCCAACGCCGTCTCCCCCGGTATCGTAGACACACCGGGACAGAGGGTATACAATCACTCCGTCGGTCAGGACGATGCCAAAATGGGACGTTCCGAAGATGTGGCAAAGGCGATCGTCTACCTGCTCTGCGACGCGCCTGCAGTCATGACGGGCCAGTCTGTAGATTTGTTCACAACAGTGTAA
- a CDS encoding M24 family metallopeptidase has protein sequence MTDFEIKLERIRHLLDRRQADALVIARRDNFAWLTGGEESGVILNQETGFVYLVVTRKELTAAALWADAAKAKEELLAGLGFTVHTLNWKQPGKEQYIERLLKGKKALSDIPLEGCLCDTEAVYELEYPMTETEIERYRELGRLSDRILADTAGNIKRGMTEQEIKAELLRQCADRGVETDVLLVGADERIEKYRHCTPTEKAAEHTALLSPVLRRYGLHSNIARMVCFGSVPEEVREKYDAVCQIQAEIISMSREGIPFGEIFQMQERSYRQLGYGQEWMRHGHGAPVGYMLSDASVLYNSGRRMMPGQAYEWYVTVSGAKSAELVMNTGGRQEILSMTGLWPEKEYRTSNGDVIKLPDIWII, from the coding sequence ATGACTGACTTTGAAATAAAGCTGGAAAGGATCCGGCATCTCCTTGACCGGCGGCAGGCAGATGCGCTTGTGATCGCCAGAAGAGATAATTTTGCCTGGCTGACCGGGGGAGAGGAAAGCGGTGTCATACTGAATCAGGAGACCGGCTTTGTCTATCTTGTTGTGACGAGGAAGGAACTGACTGCGGCGGCGCTTTGGGCGGACGCCGCCAAAGCAAAAGAGGAACTGCTGGCAGGACTTGGATTTACGGTCCACACTCTGAACTGGAAACAGCCGGGAAAAGAACAGTATATTGAGCGTCTTTTAAAAGGAAAGAAAGCGTTGTCGGACATACCGCTTGAAGGCTGTCTCTGCGACACGGAGGCGGTATATGAGCTGGAGTATCCGATGACAGAGACCGAGATAGAACGGTACCGGGAGCTTGGAAGGCTGTCTGACAGAATCCTCGCCGATACGGCCGGAAATATAAAGCGTGGGATGACGGAACAGGAAATAAAGGCAGAGCTTCTGCGTCAGTGCGCGGACAGGGGAGTGGAGACGGACGTTCTTCTTGTGGGGGCCGATGAGAGGATCGAAAAGTACAGACACTGCACCCCGACGGAAAAAGCGGCGGAGCATACCGCGCTGCTGTCGCCTGTATTGCGCAGGTACGGTCTGCATTCCAACATTGCCCGCATGGTCTGTTTTGGAAGTGTGCCGGAAGAAGTACGGGAAAAATACGATGCAGTGTGCCAGATCCAGGCCGAGATAATCAGCATGAGCAGGGAGGGCATACCGTTTGGTGAGATCTTTCAGATGCAGGAGAGATCATACCGCCAGCTCGGCTACGGGCAGGAATGGATGAGACACGGCCACGGCGCGCCGGTCGGATATATGCTCTCAGACGCTTCGGTTTTGTACAACAGCGGGAGACGCATGATGCCCGGGCAGGCTTACGAGTGGTATGTGACCGTCAGCGGCGCAAAGTCCGCGGAGCTTGTGATGAATACCGGGGGCAGACAGGAAATCTTGTCCATGACAGGCCTGTGGCCGGAGAAGGAATACCGTACGAGTAACGGAGATGTCATAAAATTGCCGGACATTTGGATTATTTAG
- a CDS encoding L-fucose/L-arabinose isomerase family protein, which translates to MKRLHTGFGVIVSTRGFFNPELAHEGRVEILEKLKSMGYDTVCLDESDTRYGLVETMDDAGKCADLFKENADRIQGIIVCLPNFGDEVGVVSAIDKAGLNVPVLVQACDDEKDKMDIAGRRDAFCGKISVCSNLNQYGIKFTNTTFHTCAIDSDIFTEDIRDFAKVCRITAGLKGLRVAQMGTRPAAFQTVRYSEKLLQKMGIQVVPVDMSEIIFAAKRLEMTEEVAEAAARIKSYGRLEDSVEEEHIVKQAKLYVTVKNWMKENDCQTGTIQCWDSLQINYGCAACLTMSMLGEEGMPMACEADVTGAVTMYAMYLASGSPSGYLDWNNSFGEDRDMCIGIHCSNFPKSFISGPFEIGSLDILGNSLGKENCFGACKAVIAPGTMTYGKISTDEEKGKVKMYVGEGSFVEEEIDTPGGVAVCKVPGLQALMDHICSSGFEHHVAMNRGNSAKVLAEALGKYMGAEVYYHKGEEARK; encoded by the coding sequence ATGAAAAGATTACATACAGGATTTGGCGTGATCGTATCAACGAGAGGGTTTTTCAACCCGGAGCTGGCCCATGAAGGAAGGGTCGAAATACTTGAAAAGCTGAAAAGCATGGGATATGACACCGTCTGCCTCGATGAGTCCGATACGAGATACGGACTGGTAGAGACGATGGACGATGCAGGGAAGTGTGCAGACTTATTTAAAGAAAACGCGGACAGGATACAAGGGATCATCGTATGCCTTCCGAACTTCGGAGATGAGGTGGGCGTCGTAAGCGCCATAGACAAAGCAGGGCTTAACGTACCGGTGCTCGTTCAGGCGTGCGACGATGAAAAGGACAAAATGGATATTGCCGGCCGCCGGGATGCTTTCTGCGGTAAGATATCGGTCTGCAGCAACCTGAATCAGTACGGTATCAAATTTACGAATACGACTTTCCACACATGCGCCATAGACAGCGATATATTTACGGAAGATATCAGAGACTTTGCAAAGGTGTGCCGCATTACAGCGGGCTTAAAGGGGCTTCGCGTGGCCCAGATGGGCACGCGGCCCGCGGCTTTCCAGACGGTACGGTATTCGGAAAAGCTGCTTCAGAAGATGGGGATACAGGTCGTACCTGTAGATATGTCAGAAATAATCTTTGCGGCAAAGCGTCTTGAGATGACGGAGGAAGTGGCAGAGGCCGCGGCCAGGATCAAGTCTTACGGGCGGCTTGAAGACAGTGTTGAAGAAGAACATATAGTAAAGCAGGCAAAGCTCTATGTGACGGTAAAGAACTGGATGAAGGAAAACGATTGCCAGACAGGGACGATCCAGTGCTGGGACTCTCTGCAGATCAATTACGGGTGTGCCGCATGTCTGACGATGAGCATGCTTGGGGAAGAAGGAATGCCCATGGCATGTGAAGCTGATGTGACGGGCGCGGTAACAATGTATGCCATGTACCTTGCCAGCGGGTCACCCTCCGGATATCTGGACTGGAACAACAGCTTCGGGGAGGACAGAGATATGTGTATCGGCATACACTGTTCAAACTTTCCAAAATCATTTATCAGCGGCCCGTTTGAGATCGGCAGTCTCGATATACTCGGCAACAGTCTTGGAAAAGAAAACTGCTTTGGGGCATGCAAAGCTGTGATCGCTCCGGGAACCATGACGTACGGAAAGATTTCCACAGATGAGGAAAAAGGAAAGGTGAAAATGTATGTAGGAGAGGGCAGCTTTGTGGAGGAAGAAATAGATACGCCCGGAGGCGTGGCAGTCTGCAAAGTACCGGGGCTTCAGGCGCTGATGGATCATATCTGCAGCAGCGGGTTTGAACATCATGTAGCTATGAACCGCGGAAATTCCGCCAAGGTACTTGCAGAAGCGCTCGGGAAATATATGGGAGCCGAAGTATATTACCACAAAGGAGAAGAGGCGCGCAAATGA